In Halodesulfovibrio sp. MK-HDV, a single window of DNA contains:
- the cobA gene encoding uroporphyrinogen-III C-methyltransferase: MKVYLIGAGPGDPGLLTIKGRDILSTADVIVYDYLANAEFLSYAKPEAEIIYVGKKGGDHTLSQEGINQLIVGKAKEGKSVARLKGGDPYMFGRGGEEAQELLAAGVPFEEVPGITSAIAGPAYAGIPLTHRDYASSVSFVTGHENPDKPGSSHNWKALATGTSTLVFFMGMKNLPHISKQLIENGMDPETPAALVHWGTTAKHRSMAATIATLPEEGVKQGFTSPSLIVVGNVVKLRDELNWFEQLPLRGKGVVVTRAREQASGMAKSLTQLGANVIQFPTIKIDPLEDYSEVHTAIKSLSEYEWVIFTSVNGVKHFWNQLAELGLDTRALGVSKIAAIGPATAEILREKGIEPDFVPEKYVAEGVVKGLLERGMDGSKILLPRAKVAREVLPEELRKAGAQVDILPVYETKPAGEQREEVLELIKNGGLSCVTFGSSSTVENFFDLVSPELVKEHRANVKLASIGPITTKTLEQFGFTPDIEPEDYTIPALVDQLVEKL; this comes from the coding sequence ATGAAAGTTTACCTTATCGGTGCTGGCCCGGGCGATCCCGGCCTGCTGACAATTAAAGGCCGTGATATTCTGAGCACAGCAGATGTTATCGTGTATGACTATCTTGCAAACGCTGAATTTCTTTCTTACGCAAAGCCAGAAGCCGAAATTATTTACGTAGGCAAAAAAGGCGGCGACCACACATTAAGTCAGGAAGGCATCAACCAGCTTATCGTTGGTAAAGCGAAAGAGGGTAAGTCTGTTGCTCGTCTTAAAGGCGGCGACCCGTACATGTTCGGTCGTGGTGGCGAAGAAGCTCAAGAGCTGCTTGCTGCTGGCGTACCGTTTGAAGAAGTACCGGGCATTACTTCCGCTATTGCAGGTCCTGCATATGCTGGTATCCCGCTTACTCACCGTGACTATGCTTCCTCCGTGTCCTTTGTTACCGGTCACGAAAATCCAGACAAGCCAGGCTCTTCCCATAACTGGAAAGCTCTTGCTACCGGCACATCCACTCTCGTGTTCTTTATGGGCATGAAGAATCTGCCGCATATTTCTAAGCAGCTCATCGAAAACGGTATGGACCCTGAAACTCCGGCAGCACTCGTGCACTGGGGTACAACAGCGAAGCACCGTTCTATGGCTGCAACCATCGCAACGCTTCCAGAAGAAGGCGTAAAGCAGGGCTTTACTTCTCCTTCTCTCATCGTTGTAGGTAACGTAGTTAAGCTTCGTGATGAGCTTAACTGGTTCGAACAGCTTCCACTGCGCGGTAAAGGCGTAGTAGTAACTCGTGCTCGTGAGCAGGCAAGCGGTATGGCAAAATCCCTTACTCAGCTTGGCGCTAATGTAATCCAGTTCCCTACTATTAAAATTGACCCGCTTGAAGATTACAGCGAAGTGCACACAGCAATTAAATCCCTTAGCGAATACGAGTGGGTTATCTTCACTTCCGTTAATGGCGTAAAACACTTCTGGAACCAGCTTGCAGAGCTCGGACTCGATACCCGTGCTCTTGGTGTCAGCAAGATTGCTGCAATCGGCCCTGCAACAGCGGAAATTCTACGCGAAAAAGGTATTGAGCCTGATTTCGTTCCAGAAAAATACGTTGCTGAAGGCGTTGTAAAAGGACTTCTCGAACGCGGCATGGACGGCAGCAAGATTCTGCTTCCACGCGCTAAAGTTGCTCGTGAAGTGCTTCCTGAAGAACTCCGCAAAGCTGGCGCACAGGTAGATATTCTTCCTGTATACGAAACCAAGCCAGCAGGCGAACAGCGCGAAGAAGTGCTCGAACTCATCAAGAATGGTGGGCTTTCCTGCGTAACTTTCGGCTCTTCATCTACTGTTGAAAACTTCTTTGACCTTGTGTCTCCTGAGCTTGTAAAAGAACATCGAGCCAACGTGAAGCTTGCTTCCATTGGTCCGATTACTACCAAAACACTTGAGCAGTTTGGCTTTACTCCGGATATTGAACCGGAAGATTACACCATCCCTGCACTCGTGGATCAGTTAGTCGAAAAGCTGTAG
- the epsC gene encoding serine O-acetyltransferase EpsC, whose translation MQRKHAELEQHNMAELDSVVEELCAPESYAAVYHRSKHDAPMPSTEALLELVERLKAALFPGYFGDKAVRIESMRYHLAANLDSIYRILAEQIKRGGCFICAEFADECKDCEAHSRDTAMKFLQALPKLRRLLASDVKAAFEGDPAAKTPGETIFCYPSITAMIHHRIAHELYGLEVPIIPRIISEMAHSNTGIDIHPGAQIDEEFFIDHGTGVVIGETCIIGKGCRLYQGVTLGALSFPKDTEGLLVKGNLRHPILEDNVTVYAGATVLGRITIGHDTMIGGNVWITHDVAPSSKVVQSRSTKPKGEEKLVGEN comes from the coding sequence ATGCAACGTAAACACGCCGAACTGGAGCAACACAACATGGCAGAACTCGACTCTGTAGTCGAAGAGCTTTGCGCTCCAGAATCTTACGCTGCGGTATACCATCGTTCCAAACACGATGCACCAATGCCTTCAACAGAGGCATTGCTTGAATTAGTAGAGCGCCTCAAGGCAGCCCTTTTCCCCGGTTACTTCGGGGATAAAGCCGTACGTATAGAATCTATGCGTTATCATCTGGCTGCAAATCTCGATTCTATCTATAGAATACTTGCAGAACAAATTAAACGTGGCGGCTGCTTCATTTGCGCTGAGTTTGCTGATGAATGCAAAGATTGCGAAGCACATTCCCGTGACACAGCAATGAAATTTTTACAGGCTCTACCAAAGCTGCGCAGGCTCCTTGCTTCTGACGTTAAAGCAGCATTTGAAGGTGACCCCGCGGCTAAAACTCCGGGTGAAACCATCTTTTGCTACCCGTCCATAACAGCAATGATCCATCACCGTATTGCGCATGAGCTGTACGGTCTTGAAGTACCGATCATTCCCCGTATTATTAGTGAAATGGCGCATTCCAACACCGGAATCGACATTCACCCGGGAGCACAAATCGACGAAGAATTCTTCATCGACCACGGCACAGGTGTTGTAATCGGCGAAACTTGCATCATCGGCAAAGGCTGTCGTCTCTATCAGGGTGTAACCCTCGGTGCGCTATCCTTCCCTAAAGATACAGAAGGATTGCTCGTAAAAGGCAACCTGCGCCACCCAATCCTTGAAGACAACGTTACAGTCTACGCAGGGGCAACAGTACTCGGTCGCATCACCATCGGACACGACACCATGATCGGCGGTAACGTCTGGATTACGCACGACGTAGCTCCAAGCTCTAAAGTGGTTCAATCGCGCTCAACCAAGCCGAAAGGTGAAGAAAAACTTGTGGGTGAAAACTAA
- the cysK gene encoding cysteine synthase A, with protein MNIADSMIDLVGKTPLVRINRIAEGVQAEVIGKLESLNPCFSVKDRIGNNMVQTAIDSGQTNENTVFVEATSGNTGIGIAFTCAVKGFPLILTMPESMSKERRALLKGFGAKLILTPATQGMKGAVEEAKRITEENPNAIHLQQFANEANPEIHRRTTAKEILEDTDGHIDIFVAGVGTGGTITGVGSVLKKHNKKIKCIAVEPDASPILSGGTPGPHAIQGIGAGFIPEILDRSVIDEIIRVTNEDALVMARRLMKEEGIMCGISSGANAYAALQLANRPENKGKRIVFIICDTAERYLSTPLFTEAD; from the coding sequence ATGAACATCGCAGACTCAATGATCGACCTTGTAGGCAAAACACCGCTCGTTCGCATCAACCGCATTGCAGAAGGCGTACAAGCCGAAGTTATCGGTAAGTTGGAATCCCTTAACCCATGTTTTTCGGTTAAAGACCGCATCGGTAACAACATGGTTCAAACCGCAATTGATTCCGGTCAGACAAACGAAAACACTGTATTTGTTGAAGCAACTAGCGGCAACACCGGTATTGGCATTGCTTTCACCTGTGCCGTAAAAGGCTTTCCGCTTATTCTCACTATGCCGGAATCCATGAGTAAAGAACGCAGAGCACTCCTCAAAGGCTTTGGCGCAAAACTCATCCTGACCCCTGCCACCCAAGGTATGAAAGGTGCAGTGGAAGAAGCAAAACGCATTACAGAAGAAAACCCGAACGCCATCCATCTTCAGCAATTTGCGAACGAAGCGAATCCGGAAATTCATCGTAGAACAACTGCCAAAGAAATTCTTGAAGACACAGACGGTCATATCGACATCTTCGTTGCAGGCGTTGGAACAGGCGGCACAATCACCGGCGTCGGTTCTGTTCTTAAAAAGCACAATAAAAAAATTAAATGCATCGCTGTTGAACCAGACGCATCACCTATTCTTTCCGGTGGCACCCCGGGGCCACATGCCATTCAAGGTATCGGCGCAGGGTTTATACCGGAAATTCTCGACAGAAGCGTAATTGATGAAATCATTCGCGTTACCAACGAAGATGCCCTCGTTATGGCACGTCGCCTTATGAAAGAAGAAGGCATTATGTGTGGCATCTCTTCCGGTGCAAATGCATACGCAGCGCTACAACTTGCCAATCGACCTGAAAACAAAGGGAAACGCATTGTCTTTATCATCTGCGACACTGCAGAGCGTTACCTTTCAACCCCGCTTTTTACAGAAGCTGACTAG
- the nifS gene encoding cysteine desulfurase NifS: MSTIYLDNNATTKIDPLVLEVMMPFLTDYYGNPSSMHQFGGQVSSDIAKARHQLASLLNAQPDEIIFTAGGTESDNTAIYSALESQPGKKHIITTRVEHPAILNVCQHLEQRGYEVTYLNVDTKGQLDLDELRVALRPDTALVTIMYANSETGVMFPMHEIAKIVKDRGVMMHTDAVQAVGKIEINLAEFPVDFLSLSGHKIHGPKGIGALYVRKGASFRPHLRGGHQEHGRRAGTENTASIVGLGKAAELAQLNMEIENTGVKHMRDVLEKGLLKSIPEAIINGDTKDRLPNTTNISFKHVEGEAILLMMDGHGIAASSGSACTSGSLEPSHVLRAMGVPFTFAHGSIRFSLSRFNSDDEIKVVLKELPPIIKRLREISPYKDDDSIEAPSRPCSC, from the coding sequence GTGAGCACAATCTATCTAGATAACAACGCGACCACAAAAATTGATCCGTTAGTGCTTGAAGTGATGATGCCGTTTCTTACAGATTACTACGGCAACCCATCCAGCATGCACCAGTTCGGTGGACAGGTCAGTTCAGATATTGCAAAAGCACGTCATCAGCTTGCGTCTCTTTTGAACGCACAGCCGGATGAAATTATCTTTACCGCAGGCGGTACAGAAAGTGACAACACTGCAATTTACTCTGCGCTGGAATCTCAGCCGGGTAAAAAGCACATTATCACTACACGTGTTGAACATCCTGCAATCCTTAACGTCTGTCAGCACTTAGAACAACGCGGCTACGAAGTAACCTACCTTAATGTAGACACCAAAGGTCAGCTTGACCTTGATGAACTTCGTGTTGCACTGCGCCCTGACACCGCACTTGTTACCATCATGTATGCTAACAGTGAAACCGGCGTTATGTTCCCAATGCATGAAATCGCTAAGATCGTAAAAGACCGCGGCGTAATGATGCACACGGATGCAGTTCAGGCTGTTGGCAAAATTGAAATCAACCTTGCAGAATTCCCTGTAGATTTCCTCTCCCTTTCCGGCCACAAAATTCACGGCCCTAAAGGTATTGGAGCTCTGTATGTTCGCAAAGGCGCTTCCTTCCGTCCTCACCTCCGTGGTGGGCATCAGGAACATGGACGCCGTGCGGGCACCGAAAACACTGCGTCTATCGTAGGTCTCGGCAAAGCAGCAGAACTTGCACAGTTGAATATGGAAATTGAGAACACAGGCGTTAAGCACATGCGTGACGTTCTTGAAAAAGGTCTTCTCAAATCAATTCCAGAAGCTATCATTAACGGCGACACAAAAGACAGATTGCCAAACACCACCAACATTTCTTTCAAGCATGTTGAAGGTGAAGCAATTCTACTTATGATGGACGGACACGGTATTGCTGCAAGCTCCGGCTCTGCATGCACATCCGGTAGTCTGGAACCTTCCCATGTGCTTCGCGCAATGGGCGTGCCGTTCACATTCGCGCACGGTTCCATCCGTTTCTCACTTTCCCGCTTTAATAGCGACGATGAAATCAAAGTAGTGCTTAAGGAGCTTCCTCCTATCATCAAGCGCCTGCGTGAGATTTCTCCTTATAAGGATGACGACAGCATAGAAGCTCCATCACGTCCTTGTTCTTGTTAA
- the nifU gene encoding Fe-S cluster assembly protein NifU: MWEYTDKVREHFLNPKNVGEMTDASAVGEVGSLACGDALKLFLKIDDNDRIVDATFQTFGCASAIASSSALTELLKGKTLTEAEKITNKEIADYLGGLPEEKMHCSVMGQEALEMAIKTYRGEPVEVHEHEGNIVCHCFGVTDEQILRAVTENNLTTVEEVTHYTKAGGGCGNCVDDIQRLIDEATGKIAACEVPEATPRPALSNIERMQLVMKVLNEEVRPRLKQDGGDVELIDIEGHMVKVALRGMCSSCPSSKLTLKNVVEKALQEQVEPELTVVEVSQ; this comes from the coding sequence ATGTGGGAATATACTGATAAAGTGCGCGAGCACTTCTTAAATCCAAAGAACGTAGGTGAGATGACAGACGCAAGCGCCGTTGGCGAGGTTGGAAGCCTTGCATGTGGTGATGCGCTGAAACTCTTCCTTAAAATAGATGATAATGATCGCATCGTTGACGCCACTTTCCAGACCTTCGGATGCGCCAGCGCTATTGCGTCTTCTTCTGCTCTTACAGAATTGCTTAAAGGCAAAACTCTTACTGAAGCAGAAAAAATAACCAACAAAGAAATTGCCGATTACCTCGGCGGTCTCCCAGAAGAAAAAATGCACTGTTCCGTTATGGGACAGGAAGCTTTAGAAATGGCTATTAAAACCTACCGCGGTGAACCTGTTGAAGTTCACGAGCACGAAGGAAACATTGTATGCCATTGCTTTGGCGTTACTGATGAACAAATCCTGCGTGCTGTGACTGAAAACAACCTTACCACTGTAGAAGAGGTTACACATTACACCAAAGCCGGTGGCGGTTGCGGTAATTGTGTTGACGACATTCAGCGACTTATTGATGAAGCAACTGGTAAAATTGCTGCATGTGAAGTTCCTGAAGCTACTCCCCGTCCGGCTCTTTCTAACATCGAGCGTATGCAGCTTGTTATGAAAGTGCTTAACGAAGAAGTTCGCCCGCGCCTCAAACAGGACGGCGGCGATGTTGAGCTTATCGATATTGAAGGACACATGGTAAAAGTAGCGCTTCGCGGTATGTGCTCCAGCTGCCCTTCCAGCAAGCTTACTCTCAAAAATGTTGTAGAAAAAGCTTTGCAGGAACAGGTTGAACCAGAACTCACAGTTGTGGAGGTATCGCAGTGA